In the genome of Caulobacter flavus, the window GCACCTCCCACTCGTGGCCGAGGTCGGCGCCGGTGCGCTGGTCGTCGAAGTCGTGGTAGCGGACCAGGACGTCGCTGTTGAAGAACCATGTCTTCCTGAAGCGCGGCTTGACGTTGAGGCCGACGTTCAGGTCCTGCAGGCCGTCGGCGAAGCTCTTGTTGCCGCCGGGCGAGACCCACGAGTCCGACCAGCCGTTGAAGGCGTGGACGGTGCCCAATGGCGTGGTGAAGCCCCGCGTTCCGTCGCCCTCCAGCTGCTCGTAGGCCAGGCGGGCGGTGTAGATGTCGAAGGTTCCGGCCACCTCGCCGGCCCAGTAGTCGAGGTCGTAGCTGGGCGTGTTGCCGTGCCAGTCGCTCTGGCGGGCGAAGGCCGCGCCATAGGCCAACTGGTAGAGCCCTACCCAGGTCTTGCCCGAGGCCTTGGCGCCCTTGGTGATCGACGAGTTGATCGGCGAATTGCCGAAGTCGAGCGCGTAGACGAAGCCCTGCAGGCGCAGCGCCTCGGCCGGCGACCAAGTGACGTTCAGCAGGTGGCTGTCGCTGTCCCAGTCGCGCAGTTCGCCGAGGATGCGGTTGACGTGGGTGAGGTAGGCGTAGGTCCCCTTCACCCGGCCCAGCGCGAAGTCGGCGCGGACGCCGTCGAAGGTCTGCTCGTCCTGGCGCCAGGCGACGCCGCCGACGAAGCGCTGGTCGTCGAGCACGATGCGCTGGCGGCCGGCCGTCAGCTGGAAGGCCGCGCCGGGCGTCCAGGTCACCTGGGCGCGGTTGACCTCGGTGACGTCGGGATCGTTGACGATCGGGTAGCGGGCCTTGTCGGCGCCGTTCAGCGGCGGCGTGGCCGCGCCGGGCACGTTGACCGCGTAGTGCTCGGGACCGATCTGGCGGACGTCCTCGAACTCGATCAGGCCTTTGAAACCATGGAAGTCGCCGGTCTCCCAGCCCAGCCGGGTGCGGACGGTGTAGGCGTTCGCCCGCTCGCGCAGATTGGCCTGGTCGACGGTCTCGTAGCGCGCCCGCACCTCGAAGATCGGCTTTCCCGCCAGCACCTGGTCGCTGAACGTCGGCGGCGGCGCAGGCGTCGGCGACGGTTCGGCCAGCTGCGCCACGGCTTCCGGCTCGGCGGCCGGCGGCGCGGTTTCGGTTGTCGTCTGAGCGTGCGCTCCCGCGGCCCACAGCAGCGCCGCGAGCCCTGCGCCGAGCGTCAGCCCGGCCCTCGTCGTCTTCATGCCTCTTCCCCTCAAGGCCAAAAAAAAACGCCCGGCGGGGGCGCAAGCCCCCTCCGGACGTCGTTGTCCAAAACAGTCGCCGACCCCGTCGTCGGCGTCGGAGCCTTGCGGCCCCTCGCGGAACGTCGTTGCCCCGCGTGTCGTGATCAGGGACGCATCGACCGCCCGGGGACGGCAATCGACAAACCGCCGTTATCGATCGTTTCGCAGGTGCGGC includes:
- a CDS encoding alginate export family protein encodes the protein MKTTRAGLTLGAGLAALLWAAGAHAQTTTETAPPAAEPEAVAQLAEPSPTPAPPPTFSDQVLAGKPIFEVRARYETVDQANLRERANAYTVRTRLGWETGDFHGFKGLIEFEDVRQIGPEHYAVNVPGAATPPLNGADKARYPIVNDPDVTEVNRAQVTWTPGAAFQLTAGRQRIVLDDQRFVGGVAWRQDEQTFDGVRADFALGRVKGTYAYLTHVNRILGELRDWDSDSHLLNVTWSPAEALRLQGFVYALDFGNSPINSSITKGAKASGKTWVGLYQLAYGAAFARQSDWHGNTPSYDLDYWAGEVAGTFDIYTARLAYEQLEGDGTRGFTTPLGTVHAFNGWSDSWVSPGGNKSFADGLQDLNVGLNVKPRFRKTWFFNSDVLVRYHDFDDQRTGADLGHEWEVQLTAAITPKLTLLVKYADFQRETTVPAGTLSPPASRTKAWFSLEYKL